The following coding sequences lie in one Clostridiisalibacter paucivorans DSM 22131 genomic window:
- a CDS encoding S-layer homology domain-containing protein, translated as MNKKIIFILIILLISFNTIPVHSSDNENLVHISISDIENIYGFALIIKYDGKNISFDNDSVILNSDILDKDHFIARNKINHDTNTITLAITLLGQDTSFNSNIDIGHIPFEDIKEQDIKLDVDKSVILDIDGNPLKHSLSNIKFHFNKSHNTVNKNKRKHNNKIQSVDKEGIKDPLLYNDVENYWAKPYILDLSSLGIVHGFNDSGFHPDEYVTRSQVGKMLAIILDGNIIGKGESVFIDRASIPSWAYNHITYINRLGIMKGFLDNSFRPKSAVSKGEMAVIIDRVLEFKDIPVDNSGDIFYNDEKNFPHWCRDSISNVSCMDIMGGCADGCFRYRDHITRGECCEILVNLLDVL; from the coding sequence ATGAATAAAAAAATTATTTTTATATTGATAATTTTGCTAATATCTTTTAACACTATACCTGTCCACAGCTCTGATAATGAAAATCTAGTACATATATCTATATCTGATATAGAAAATATATATGGCTTTGCATTGATTATAAAATATGATGGAAAGAATATATCATTTGACAACGATTCTGTCATCCTTAATTCAGATATACTAGATAAAGACCATTTCATCGCAAGAAATAAAATAAATCACGATACAAATACCATTACATTGGCGATAACACTTCTAGGACAAGATACATCATTTAATTCTAATATAGATATAGGGCATATTCCATTTGAAGATATTAAAGAACAAGATATAAAATTAGATGTTGATAAGAGTGTCATTCTAGATATCGATGGAAATCCACTAAAACATAGTCTAAGTAATATAAAATTTCATTTTAATAAATCCCATAATACTGTTAACAAAAATAAAAGAAAACACAATAATAAAATACAATCTGTGGATAAAGAGGGGATAAAAGACCCTTTATTATATAATGATGTGGAAAACTATTGGGCAAAACCCTACATATTGGATTTGTCATCTTTAGGTATAGTTCATGGTTTTAATGATAGTGGCTTTCATCCCGATGAATATGTAACCCGCAGTCAAGTGGGTAAAATGTTAGCAATAATCTTAGATGGCAATATTATCGGCAAAGGTGAATCTGTTTTTATAGACAGAGCTTCAATACCCAGTTGGGCATATAATCACATCACATACATTAACCGATTGGGAATAATGAAGGGATTTCTTGATAATAGTTTTAGACCTAAATCAGCTGTTTCCAAAGGAGAAATGGCAGTGATTATAGACAGGGTCCTTGAATTTAAAGATATACCTGTGGACAATAGTGGGGATATTTTTTATAATGATGAGAAAAATTTTCCTCATTGGTGTAGAGATTCCATATCTAATGTATCCTGTATGGATATAATGGGTGGATGTGCCGATGGGTGTTTTAGATATCGAGACCATATAACTAGAGGGGAATGTTGTGAAATATTGGTGAATTTA